From Parafrankia discariae, a single genomic window includes:
- a CDS encoding GNAT family N-acetyltransferase — protein sequence MVIRSGRPGDVDELLAFWRHAADGTSVSDDPIGVGRLLTHDPAAVLVAELDGVIIGTVVAGWDGWRGHIYRLAVAPDRRRTGVARALLAAAHDRFVVLGAVLADAMVEDDNLDAHATYEKTGYQKQEGRTRWLRDLHTRTDRTE from the coding sequence ATGGTTATCCGGTCTGGCCGTCCCGGCGACGTGGACGAACTGCTGGCGTTCTGGCGGCATGCCGCCGATGGCACGAGCGTGAGCGACGACCCGATCGGGGTCGGCCGGCTGCTGACCCATGACCCCGCGGCCGTGCTTGTCGCCGAACTGGACGGAGTCATAATCGGCACGGTGGTGGCCGGATGGGACGGATGGCGCGGCCACATCTATCGACTCGCGGTCGCCCCCGACCGTCGCCGGACCGGTGTGGCACGTGCGCTGCTGGCGGCGGCCCACGACCGTTTCGTCGTTCTCGGCGCTGTCCTGGCCGACGCGATGGTGGAAGACGACAACCTCGACGCCCACGCGACCTACGAGAAAACCGGGTACCAGAAACAGGAAGGCCGAACCCGGTGGCTCCGGGATCTCCACACCCGCACTGACCGTACGGAGTGA
- a CDS encoding GNAT family N-acetyltransferase, translating into MAALRPNIHTGSEFVQLVDAVQRPEGYRLVGAFEQSNPAARAVAGFRIGHALSFGRYLYVDDLSTLESARRHGYAGRLLAWLFTEAHRLGCDQVRLDSGVGPTRTDAHRLYLNAGMAIAAHHFTHVLDR; encoded by the coding sequence ATGGCCGCGCTCCGCCCGAACATCCACACCGGGAGCGAGTTCGTCCAGCTCGTCGACGCCGTCCAACGACCCGAGGGATATCGCCTGGTGGGCGCCTTCGAGCAATCCAATCCGGCTGCACGGGCGGTAGCCGGATTCCGTATCGGCCACGCCCTGTCCTTCGGTCGCTATCTCTACGTGGACGATCTCTCAACGCTCGAATCCGCACGCCGACACGGATACGCCGGCCGTCTGCTCGCATGGCTGTTCACTGAGGCCCACCGCCTCGGCTGCGACCAGGTCCGGCTGGACTCAGGCGTCGGGCCCACCCGGACCGACGCTCACCGTCTCTACCTGAACGCAGGCATGGCCATCGCCGCGCATCACTTCACCCATGTTCTCGACCGGTAG